A portion of the Actomonas aquatica genome contains these proteins:
- a CDS encoding TonB-dependent receptor plug domain-containing protein, with protein MPLALVMSVAGSSVAFAQSTSESSDSSEDEIVLEKFEVTGSRIKRLDVETPNPVVSLNAGTIESMGFPTIADAVRALPFNNGQALTPTDSGTSFTPGVNSFNLRGLGNNGTLVLINGRRAVPYAAPGFDGFQTVFDLNSIPDAAIESLDILKDGGSALYGSDAVAGVVNFRLKKSYVGAEASLTVGNYFDTDGLMKRASLTFGTVGRDTSIFTSMSWEEQNSVFSRDLPYSADADNTSIAAANYGRYEVNDGGLEAAGYTSLDAYLADVGLTTPTADGYWDQTSSRGYPGYLTVPGVGRRTFASPTNNPTEAGASSATNWYNYNLTNGMFPETQRFNVFTRIDHDITENFYAFAELSFSRSEAVVYSAATPVDIETSQGLSVGSQLTYPAYNPFNVWNVDVVNGRRRLVELPNRINDVTSDTPRFLVGLGGDFEKMGGFFEEWNWEVGGMYSKNTVLNISRNAVPDYKMQQAFNGLTRLGDGSLVWDTATPLDERVYFNWFGENEEAFANFLAVENPNSSSIEYRGVDFRLDGPLADLPGGQVGLAIGGEHRREDFEDIATDLNATGMILGGSEGTSSAGSRDLTALYAEVSLPLHEMLEIQLAGRYEEYSDDGFEKKIRPKAAIKFRPLDWLIIRGSYAESFKAPDLAYLYNAGTTTFSSNTVFDPVTQQEIDQIQVKSGGNPDLQPETTDTYYVGFSIEPEGRLEGLSFSVDYFNFQQSNLLAQLSDFYGYAEFLSEAAAGNSLFAGKVARDPNTNQVLFIRDDYANISEAEYTGYDFDVRYHWDTNAAGSFAVGVSATYLDSYTLDGSEQVGGYLTAEWNGNASFGWTYKDWGVSTFAVYRGKRTRSLSFGNIFTADDTLYLVYDVDPQITVNASVTYNGFEKTKLLLGVNNLLNEDPPLDGFDASGSTPGVNDHSPAFWYAKITREF; from the coding sequence ATGCCGCTTGCGCTTGTCATGAGCGTGGCCGGTAGCTCCGTGGCCTTCGCCCAGAGCACTTCCGAATCCTCCGACTCGTCCGAAGATGAGATCGTCCTCGAAAAATTCGAGGTCACGGGTTCCCGTATCAAGCGTCTCGATGTCGAAACTCCGAATCCGGTGGTTTCGCTGAACGCGGGCACCATCGAATCCATGGGTTTTCCCACCATCGCTGATGCGGTGCGGGCGCTTCCCTTCAACAATGGTCAGGCCCTGACGCCGACCGATTCCGGCACCAGCTTCACGCCCGGTGTGAACTCCTTCAACCTCCGCGGTCTCGGCAACAATGGCACCCTGGTGCTCATCAATGGCCGCCGTGCAGTTCCTTATGCTGCGCCGGGCTTTGATGGTTTCCAGACGGTGTTCGACTTGAACTCGATTCCGGACGCCGCGATTGAGTCTCTCGACATCCTCAAGGACGGTGGTTCCGCCCTCTACGGCTCCGATGCCGTGGCCGGTGTGGTCAACTTCCGCCTGAAGAAGAGCTACGTCGGTGCTGAGGCCTCCCTTACCGTCGGTAACTACTTCGACACGGATGGCCTGATGAAGCGCGCCAGTCTCACCTTTGGCACCGTGGGCCGTGACACCAGCATCTTCACCTCGATGAGCTGGGAAGAGCAGAACTCAGTGTTTTCCCGCGACCTGCCGTATTCGGCTGACGCCGACAACACCTCGATCGCCGCCGCCAACTACGGCCGCTACGAAGTGAATGACGGTGGTCTCGAGGCCGCTGGTTACACCTCCCTCGACGCCTACCTCGCTGACGTGGGCCTCACCACCCCGACTGCCGACGGTTACTGGGACCAAACGTCCTCCCGCGGTTATCCGGGTTACCTCACCGTCCCGGGGGTGGGTCGACGCACGTTCGCTAGCCCGACCAACAATCCTACCGAGGCCGGTGCTTCCAGCGCTACGAATTGGTATAATTACAACCTGACCAACGGCATGTTCCCGGAGACCCAGCGTTTCAATGTCTTCACCCGCATTGATCACGACATCACCGAGAACTTCTACGCCTTCGCGGAACTTTCCTTCAGTCGTTCTGAGGCCGTGGTTTACTCCGCCGCCACTCCGGTTGACATCGAAACCTCCCAAGGTCTCTCCGTTGGCAGCCAACTGACCTACCCGGCCTACAACCCGTTCAACGTCTGGAACGTCGACGTCGTTAACGGTCGTCGCCGTCTGGTTGAGCTTCCGAACCGCATCAACGATGTGACCTCCGACACGCCGCGTTTCCTCGTCGGTCTCGGTGGTGACTTCGAGAAGATGGGCGGCTTCTTCGAGGAGTGGAACTGGGAAGTCGGTGGCATGTATTCCAAGAACACCGTGCTCAACATCTCCCGCAACGCGGTGCCGGACTACAAGATGCAGCAGGCCTTCAACGGTCTGACCCGCCTCGGTGACGGTTCCCTCGTTTGGGACACCGCCACTCCGCTTGATGAGCGCGTTTACTTCAACTGGTTCGGCGAGAACGAAGAAGCGTTCGCCAACTTCCTCGCGGTTGAAAACCCGAACTCCTCCTCGATCGAATACCGCGGTGTTGACTTCCGCCTCGACGGCCCGCTGGCCGATCTCCCGGGTGGCCAGGTTGGCCTCGCCATCGGTGGTGAACACCGCCGTGAAGACTTCGAAGACATCGCCACCGATCTCAATGCCACGGGCATGATCCTCGGCGGTTCCGAAGGCACCAGCTCCGCCGGCAGCCGCGACCTTACCGCGCTCTACGCCGAGGTCAGCCTGCCGCTGCACGAAATGCTCGAGATCCAGCTTGCTGGTCGTTACGAGGAATACTCCGACGACGGTTTCGAGAAGAAGATCCGTCCGAAGGCCGCCATCAAGTTCCGTCCCCTCGACTGGCTGATCATTCGCGGTTCCTACGCCGAGTCCTTCAAGGCTCCGGACCTCGCCTATCTCTACAACGCCGGCACGACGACCTTCTCGTCCAACACGGTGTTCGACCCGGTGACCCAGCAGGAAATTGACCAGATCCAGGTCAAGTCCGGCGGCAACCCGGACCTCCAGCCGGAGACGACCGACACCTACTACGTCGGTTTCTCCATCGAGCCCGAGGGTCGCCTCGAGGGCCTCAGCTTCTCGGTTGATTACTTCAACTTCCAGCAGAGCAACCTCCTCGCCCAGCTCTCCGACTTCTATGGTTACGCTGAATTCCTCAGCGAGGCCGCCGCTGGCAACTCCCTGTTCGCTGGCAAGGTCGCTCGTGACCCGAACACCAACCAGGTGCTCTTCATTCGCGACGACTACGCCAACATCTCGGAGGCTGAATACACCGGTTACGACTTCGACGTCCGTTACCACTGGGACACCAACGCCGCTGGCAGCTTCGCCGTCGGTGTGTCCGCCACCTACCTCGACAGCTACACGCTTGATGGCTCCGAGCAGGTTGGTGGTTACCTCACCGCGGAATGGAACGGTAACGCGTCCTTCGGTTGGACCTACAAGGACTGGGGCGTGAGCACCTTCGCCGTCTATCGCGGCAAGCGCACCCGCTCGCTGTCCTTCGGCAACATCTTCACGGCTGATGACACGCTCTACCTCGTCTACGACGTGGATCCCCAGATCACGGTCAACGCCTCCGTCACCTACAACGGTTTCGAGAAGACCAAGCTGCTCCTCGGTGTGAACAACCTCCTCAACGAGGATCCGCCTCTCGACGGTTTTGACGCCTCGGGTTCCACCCCGGGTGTGAATGATCACTCGCCTGCCTTCTGGTATGCGAAGATCACCCGCGAGTTCTAA
- a CDS encoding TonB-dependent receptor plug domain-containing protein: protein MNIRPLKGLTVPLALALGATGVLAQSTDESSSEDEVVLEKFEVTGSRLSAATVEGALPTVSFDAVEIAASGATNLQEYMRELPYSGGGGTIGSNYTNGGNGTTQIALRGIGGENTLVLVNGRRMTPSGTGSAVDLNAIPFAMVERIEILKSGGSVVYGTDAVAGVINVILKEDARGGSASVYYGNTTDTDVAKKTASFSVGGSGEDFRFFIGGSWDEQAGLYAPDREYAMGGGHSTYGNPGRFFFWADDMLAINAANGTTGVLDWTLKPGVTVASSLTDFQPWDNRAPEDGGSRFPFEDFTTMVNPNKRYNVYAKAFYDITDSIELSVEANYANTHSEFQLAPSPYSSFQGINLNNYWYNQLFGAAVATDPNDVPYNYYRFVDFGPRLNVVDRDVFRIVGALNGELTDTISFEASWLYSEETTSDKELNGVDQALLEGSYSGTNTPADYNYFTRSFILADSVGGGMIDPDAPYNPQSLIDTLKVDNTTAQSSKTQVFDLRLNSTELFELPAGSVEGVLGFEYRRQDVLSKPDAIKLSGSIGWNAADGITEGGRRVKGVFGETAIPIIDSLSATLAYRFEDYENEFEAKVGSAGLRWQAIEDELTIRANYSQGFVAPSLLDLYNPGFESFPEIIDPRFAASDPLRLYQISVSYIGSQFGGDPLLPEESDIYSIGATYSPKALPGLELTVDWAMIEQSNLIAYSVQGVVNAWVNDGGPSNPNAVYSDRIVLQADSSAPDGVTIDQLLGVGPRNVALQKTEYVDLEARYRWSNTGFGDFVSGVSVTRYLTQESTAAIGASSFSYLGIFDGDVVFPKWKGQVYTRWAHGPFGANLTANYMGSAIDDTGGKPEIEADWILNGQVSYRLRTSDQFETKLTVGATNILDNPPPTSPGAFSNNYSERSYSPLGRFLYVRLEQQF from the coding sequence ATGAATATCCGTCCCCTGAAGGGACTTACCGTGCCGCTTGCCCTGGCTCTGGGCGCTACTGGCGTTCTGGCGCAAAGCACGGATGAGTCCTCCTCCGAAGATGAGGTCGTTCTCGAGAAATTCGAGGTTACCGGTTCGCGTTTGTCCGCGGCCACGGTTGAAGGCGCGCTGCCGACCGTTTCGTTCGACGCTGTCGAAATCGCGGCCTCTGGCGCGACCAACCTGCAGGAATACATGCGCGAGCTGCCGTATTCCGGCGGTGGTGGCACCATCGGCTCCAACTACACCAACGGTGGTAACGGCACGACGCAGATCGCTTTGCGTGGTATCGGTGGTGAGAACACCCTCGTTCTCGTCAACGGTCGCCGCATGACCCCGTCCGGCACGGGTTCGGCCGTCGACCTTAACGCCATCCCGTTCGCGATGGTCGAGCGCATTGAAATCCTCAAGAGCGGTGGTTCCGTGGTTTACGGCACCGACGCGGTTGCGGGTGTTATCAATGTGATCCTCAAGGAGGATGCCCGCGGTGGCAGTGCTTCTGTATACTACGGCAACACGACTGACACGGACGTCGCCAAGAAGACCGCCAGCTTCAGCGTGGGTGGCTCCGGTGAAGACTTCCGCTTCTTCATCGGTGGTTCCTGGGATGAGCAGGCCGGCCTCTACGCGCCGGACCGTGAGTATGCCATGGGTGGTGGTCACTCCACCTACGGTAACCCGGGTCGTTTCTTCTTCTGGGCCGACGACATGCTCGCCATCAATGCCGCCAACGGCACCACCGGCGTGCTCGACTGGACCCTGAAGCCCGGCGTGACGGTGGCCTCTTCGCTGACCGACTTCCAGCCGTGGGACAACCGTGCGCCTGAAGACGGCGGCTCCCGTTTCCCGTTTGAGGATTTTACCACCATGGTGAACCCGAACAAACGCTACAACGTGTATGCCAAGGCCTTTTATGACATCACTGACTCGATTGAGCTGTCGGTTGAAGCCAACTACGCGAATACCCACTCCGAGTTCCAGCTGGCTCCGTCTCCCTACTCCAGCTTCCAGGGCATCAATCTGAACAATTATTGGTATAACCAGCTATTCGGTGCCGCCGTCGCTACCGACCCCAACGACGTTCCCTACAACTACTACCGTTTCGTGGACTTTGGTCCCCGTCTCAACGTGGTTGATCGTGACGTCTTCCGTATCGTGGGTGCTCTCAACGGCGAACTGACCGACACCATCAGCTTCGAAGCCAGCTGGCTCTACTCTGAAGAGACCACCAGCGACAAGGAACTCAACGGTGTCGACCAAGCCCTCCTCGAAGGTAGCTACTCCGGCACCAACACCCCGGCTGACTACAACTACTTCACCCGTTCCTTCATTCTCGCCGATTCGGTTGGCGGCGGCATGATCGATCCGGACGCCCCCTACAACCCGCAGTCCCTCATCGATACGCTCAAAGTCGATAACACCACCGCACAGAGCTCCAAGACCCAGGTTTTCGATCTGCGTCTCAACTCGACCGAGCTCTTCGAGCTGCCGGCCGGCTCGGTTGAAGGTGTGCTCGGTTTTGAATACCGTCGTCAGGACGTGCTCTCCAAGCCGGACGCCATCAAGCTCTCCGGTTCCATCGGTTGGAACGCCGCCGACGGTATCACTGAAGGTGGTCGTCGGGTGAAGGGTGTCTTCGGTGAGACCGCTATTCCGATCATCGATTCCCTGTCCGCTACCCTCGCTTACCGCTTCGAAGACTACGAAAACGAATTCGAGGCCAAGGTGGGCTCCGCCGGCCTGCGCTGGCAAGCCATTGAGGACGAGCTGACCATCCGCGCCAACTACTCCCAAGGCTTCGTCGCTCCGTCGCTGCTTGACCTCTATAACCCGGGCTTTGAATCCTTCCCGGAAATCATCGACCCGCGTTTTGCCGCCAGCGATCCGCTTCGTCTCTACCAGATCTCGGTGAGCTACATCGGTTCGCAGTTCGGTGGTGATCCGCTCCTGCCGGAAGAGTCCGACATTTACTCCATCGGTGCCACCTACTCCCCGAAGGCCCTGCCGGGTCTCGAGCTCACGGTAGACTGGGCCATGATCGAGCAATCCAACCTCATCGCTTACTCGGTGCAGGGTGTCGTCAACGCCTGGGTGAACGACGGTGGTCCGAGCAACCCGAACGCGGTTTACTCCGATCGTATCGTGTTGCAGGCAGACTCCTCCGCTCCGGATGGCGTCACCATCGATCAGCTCCTTGGTGTGGGGCCGCGTAATGTCGCCCTTCAGAAGACCGAGTATGTCGACCTTGAGGCCCGCTACCGCTGGTCCAACACCGGCTTCGGTGACTTCGTTTCCGGTGTGAGTGTGACCCGCTACCTCACCCAGGAGAGCACCGCTGCCATCGGTGCGTCCTCCTTCAGCTACCTCGGTATCTTCGACGGTGACGTGGTCTTCCCGAAGTGGAAGGGGCAGGTTTACACCCGCTGGGCACACGGCCCGTTCGGCGCCAACCTCACCGCCAACTACATGGGTTCCGCGATCGATGACACCGGAGGAAAGCCTGAGATCGAGGCTGACTGGATCCTGAACGGTCAGGTGAGCTATCGCCTGCGCACCAGCGACCAGTTCGAGACCAAGCTCACCGTCGGTGCGACCAACATCCTCGACAACCCGCCCCCCACCAGCCCGGGCGCGTTCTCGAACAACTACTCGGAGCGTTCCTACTCTCCGCTCGGTCGCTTCCTCTACGTGCGCCTCGAGCAGCAGTTCTAA
- a CDS encoding nucleotidyltransferase family protein, protein MTSESPPPRPPTSIACVILAAGASRRLGLTKQLLSPRGTPLLENAVQAALATPALWPVIVVLGAHASEIRPTLVAHPVLIAENPAWEEGMASSLRMGLETALTFSRDVDAALFSLCDQPELESRHLIQLVDTFLSSDHAVVASTYDGHLGAPTLIQRTHFSALAHLTGDEGARRLIKSLPPSAVATVDAPELAWDIDTPDDLRRVSDR, encoded by the coding sequence ATGACGTCCGAGTCTCCACCTCCACGCCCTCCGACGTCCATCGCCTGCGTAATTTTAGCCGCTGGGGCCTCGCGCCGTCTCGGTCTCACCAAACAACTCCTCAGCCCGCGCGGCACCCCTCTACTGGAAAACGCCGTGCAAGCCGCCTTGGCGACGCCCGCACTTTGGCCGGTGATCGTAGTATTGGGCGCTCACGCCAGCGAAATCCGCCCCACCTTGGTGGCGCATCCCGTGTTGATCGCGGAGAATCCTGCTTGGGAGGAAGGCATGGCTTCGTCTCTGCGCATGGGGCTTGAGACCGCGCTGACCTTTTCCCGCGATGTGGATGCCGCCCTCTTTTCTCTCTGCGACCAACCCGAGCTGGAATCGCGTCATCTTATCCAACTCGTGGATACGTTTTTGAGTTCCGACCACGCGGTCGTCGCCTCGACCTACGACGGACACTTGGGGGCGCCGACATTGATCCAACGCACACATTTCAGCGCGCTCGCTCATTTGACCGGTGATGAAGGAGCCCGCCGCTTGATCAAAAGCCTGCCGCCTTCCGCGGTGGCAACCGTCGACGCCCCGGAACTCGCCTGGGATATCGATACGCCAGACGACCTGCGACGCGTCTCGGATCGGTAG
- a CDS encoding XdhC family protein, whose protein sequence is MNHDQEPRSYDRAKCFKPIKPVLKMLKIAYSLQNEAVFPVVLATLVHISGSSYRRVGARALFQANGQRIGAISGGCLETDLQARSIRLLESGLLHEVVTYDTTDENDLLWGVGTGCHGVISVLLEVIHEAPSWVAKVISGVSSRFPVFLRTIWRDEGGPLGTRLSPTPVALSASRHTLQVTLLPPWHVVIFGAGDDAIPLANFVKNMEWSVTVVDPRAEMATVDRFPTADQCVVLPAENAVAKLAWDDRTVAVVMTHHYRFDLPLIRSLGPLCLPYLGLLGPRQRGQRIWRDAGLPTEQMDSGLHSPVGLDLGGDGPHAVALSIVAEIQAKTNQRSAQPLRQRQRPINTE, encoded by the coding sequence GTGAATCACGATCAGGAGCCGCGAAGCTACGACCGTGCCAAATGCTTCAAACCCATAAAACCGGTTTTGAAAATGCTTAAGATTGCATATTCATTGCAAAATGAAGCGGTTTTTCCGGTAGTTTTGGCCACACTGGTGCACATTTCGGGCTCGTCTTACCGACGCGTCGGAGCGAGGGCCCTCTTTCAGGCCAACGGCCAACGCATCGGCGCCATCAGCGGCGGTTGCCTCGAAACCGACCTGCAAGCGCGCTCGATCAGGCTCCTCGAATCCGGCCTTCTCCACGAGGTCGTAACCTACGACACGACCGATGAAAACGACCTGTTATGGGGTGTTGGAACTGGTTGCCATGGCGTGATTTCCGTTCTTTTGGAAGTCATCCATGAAGCACCCTCATGGGTAGCTAAAGTAATCTCGGGTGTAAGCTCTCGTTTTCCGGTTTTCCTGCGCACCATCTGGCGCGACGAGGGTGGACCGCTTGGAACCCGCTTGTCCCCCACCCCAGTCGCTCTTTCCGCATCGCGCCACACCCTGCAGGTCACGCTTTTGCCGCCGTGGCACGTGGTCATTTTTGGAGCCGGCGATGACGCCATTCCTTTGGCAAATTTTGTTAAAAACATGGAATGGAGCGTCACAGTGGTCGATCCGAGAGCAGAAATGGCCACCGTAGACCGGTTTCCGACCGCCGATCAGTGCGTGGTGCTCCCGGCCGAAAACGCCGTCGCCAAACTCGCTTGGGACGATCGCACCGTCGCGGTCGTGATGACGCACCACTACCGCTTCGATCTTCCGCTTATTCGCAGTCTCGGGCCCTTATGCCTCCCCTATCTGGGACTGCTGGGCCCACGACAAAGAGGCCAAAGAATCTGGCGCGACGCCGGTCTGCCCACCGAGCAAATGGATAGCGGTCTCCACTCCCCGGTCGGACTCGACTTGGGCGGCGACGGCCCACATGCCGTAGCGCTGAGCATCGTCGCCGAGATTCAGGCCAAAACGAACCAGCGCTCCGCTCAGCCCCTGCGCCAACGCCAGCGTCCCATTAACACCGAATAA